The following nucleotide sequence is from Cicer arietinum cultivar CDC Frontier isolate Library 1 chromosome 2, Cicar.CDCFrontier_v2.0, whole genome shotgun sequence.
taaaaaattgatgtatctcATCTGAAATTAAGATTAGATACATCAATGTATTTGTAAATTAAGACTAGATACATCCATTTTTCaattactctttttatttatattttattttgaaggtATTATTCCCAtccaattttatataaataaaaataagaaaaaaaggaaTGTATTAGTTGTATTATGAcatttaagaaaaaattcaatattttattattacttttaaattgCATTTACAAATTACACTTATATAGTCATATCACAAATTTTCATTAGATGTCAgatataaactttaaaaataatttttttaactacaaagataaatataaataaaaatcaaaatatatttgacttaaATTTTAGATCAATCATATACtgaaattttgtatatatttataattaatgagTATGAAATGACGAGTatgaatttgatttaaatttagactaaatacatatatttttatttttatttttatttaatataagaaagagtactatattatataaataatataaaataaaatacaacaaaaggaacaactttttaaataatttaaatatctctttccaaaaaaatatatataaaaacgattgttttttatcatatatattcCAACTTTgtcaatatttcttttttttcataTGTTCAAATATAATACCATCTCTTATCTTTTTATACAAGACAAtaacataaagaaaaaaaaaagtatttagtttatattataagctaaatacatcaattttgtcTAAATGATCGGAtggagtaaaaaatgaatgtaaTCCATGATAACAACCATACAATACATACATTGTTggtatttgattattattactTAAATATCTTGCTGTTATAAAACGATTGGTGACTGAAATTAGAAAGAAAGTCCTCTCAAATAAATATGACACCAAATAAATGAAACACAgacacaacacaacacaataCAATGTTCCAGATCCTTCCACAACCTTCTTTCTTCTCTCTATCATTTAAATTCACTTCAATTTCACCCTTTCTCTTCATTCCAACAttctcaaaaatcaattatCTCTTTAACTTTTTGATTTCATGGCTTCAGACTCCGGATTATCAGAACTTTCCTCTCTCTTCGtttcatttatcagaaacacgAACACAGACATGTCCATTCTCTTACCCAGATCAAGAATCTTCACCTTATCAACAAACAACGACGACCCACTTCAACAATCTCAAAACACCGAAGATTCGAATCATCAAAGAATCATCTTGGTGAACCCTTTCACACAGGGTATGATTGTAATAGACGGAGCTTCAAGTCTCGAAGCTCTTTTCCGTGAAAATTCCACTAAGATTGGTCAACCACCTGCTTCAAAGGAATCAATTGAAGCTATGAAAAGGGTTGAGATTGAAGATGGTGAAGAAGATTTTGGTGAGTGTGTTGTTTGTTTGGAGGAATTTGAGGTTGGTGGGGTTGTTAGAGAAATGCCATGTAATCATAGGTTTCATGGTGATTGTATTGAGAAGTGGTTGGGGATTCATGGGTCTTGTCCTGTTTGTAGGTTTGTTATGCCTGTTGATGAGAAAGATGATGGAAAGAAAATTGATGAAGAAGAAGGTGGTGGAGAGAGGAGAAGGGTTGGTAGTGAAGTTTGGattagtttttcttttaatagGAATATGGCAAATCaagctcaaaatcaaaatcaaaaccaaaatcaaaatcaaaatcaaaatcaagcTAGTAATGGTGGTGATTCAACTGATTCTACTTCAAATTCTAGAGATGATGATGGTGCTGAGGTTGAGAATTaatgttgaatttttgttttttaaggatgttatttttgtatttg
It contains:
- the LOC101500485 gene encoding E3 ubiquitin-protein ligase MPSR1-like, which encodes MASDSGLSELSSLFVSFIRNTNTDMSILLPRSRIFTLSTNNDDPLQQSQNTEDSNHQRIILVNPFTQGMIVIDGASSLEALFRENSTKIGQPPASKESIEAMKRVEIEDGEEDFGECVVCLEEFEVGGVVREMPCNHRFHGDCIEKWLGIHGSCPVCRFVMPVDEKDDGKKIDEEEGGGERRRVGSEVWISFSFNRNMANQAQNQNQNQNQNQNQNQASNGGDSTDSTSNSRDDDGAEVEN